The DNA segment GATAGTCTCCTGAAGAAGATACATCATGAGCTAAAATAGCTGATGCAGCATTATTGCCTTCATTTTTTAAACTAGTATTTCCAGTTACTTCACCAGCAATAATTAATCCAGCAGCAATATACATATCACCATCAGATGCTGAGGTATCTGAATAAGGTGATGAACTAATTTTACCATTATCATAAGCCCAAGCATAAAGCCCATCATTTAAATGATCTGGATAAGAGCTTCTATCTTTATTAGCATTTTTTAAATATTGATAATTATTAGTAAAAACTTGTTGAGCAAATTGGTATAAGGGGGTTGATTCTTTATTTTCAGTTTTTAAAATTTTCATAACGCCAGCTGATATAATTATTCCAAAGCCGATTCCTTCAGAAGTAGCTTGATGGCCAGCAGATTGGCCCCCATTAGAACCGATGACTAAATAATTCTGATCTTGAGTATTTGTAGATATCGCACTTTTACAAACCCATTGAGTATACATACTTCTGTTTTCAATATTAGTATTGTTACATGGATTAGTTAAATCAGACTCTTGTAAAGGTTTATTTGCATATATAAGATCGTTAATAAAATTTTCTTCATTTGAATTTGTATTTGCAAACGATATACTTGAAGATAATATAAAGCATAATAACAACTTTACTAGATTTGAATAGCGCATATTGATTCCTTTTTTGTTTTCTATCGATAAATTTAAATTATTTTATTGAAAAATTTGCCATAAAACCATGTTAAAATAATCAAACAAAAACTATATAAATCACAATATAATAATATTAATTTACTATCATGATTGACTAAAGACTTAGATAAGGCTAATGTAAAATTTTCTGTAATATGGAGTGGGATAGAAATGGAGTTTAGAAAATTATTGTCATTAGGCTTGGTGATCTCGGTCATCTCTTGTTCAAGTGTTATTGCACATCAGGATATGCTAAAAGTTAAAAAGCCATTACCATCAAATAGTCAGTTAACCTATATTGGTTACTGGAATAATCTGAATACCAATAATGCAGGGACAAAAGCTAATCCAACCTTACTGGCAACTGCACAAGCAGGTTATACTATTATTCCAGTTGCATTTGGTGTAATACAGAGTACAGATGTATCATTATACAATAATCAATATAATAATAATGGTTATGGCGTGGATGTTAATTTTGATGGCTTTGTTAAAGATGTTCAAGCTGCACAAGCACAGGGCGCTAAAGTTTTGTTAACATTTGGTGGTGGTTCAAATTCTAAATTTAGTTGGAATCCTGATCCAGATAACCCTCAAGGTGCAGCTGATAGCGTGATTGAATTTTTAGCAAAAAATAAACTTGATGGTATTGACTTTGATCTTGAAGCTGGTATGAATACAGATCAAGATTATTTAATTAGTTTTATTACTGAACTAAGAAAGCAGGCACAGGTTAGAGCTTCTGACTTTCCAAATGGCTTTACGATTACTGGTGCACCACAATTAGTTTCAAGTAATGAGTTTATGTGGAATGGCAATACGAGCTTAAATGAATTATTACCACATGATGCTTGCGGTGGTGTTAAATGTTTTGATTATTTATCAATACAAGATTATAACAATAATCCGCAGCCTTCATTATCTGATGCATATGATGCAGTTTATGCACAAATGGAAAGTAATAATAATGATGGAGCAACTAAAATTATTTTAGGTGTTCCTGCAACTAGTAGTGATGGACAAGGTTATATGACACCAGATACAGTTAAAGATCAAATTAATGATATAGAAAATAAGTCTACAGCATCACAATTTGCTGGTATTATGGTTTGGACAGCTAGTAGTGATTATACTGAAGATAATTGGAGCTTTATAAGTCAGATTAAATAAATGGTTATATTATGGTTTCGACAAGATTTAAGATTATCAGATAATCCTGCATTAGCAAATGCGGTTAACAATCATGATATTTTACCAATTTATATTGATGATACAGTTAATTCAAAAGAGTATGCTTTAGGCGAGGCTTCTAAAGTTTGGCTTTATTATTCTTTAAAAAAACTAAACCAAATGCTAGATAATAAAATTTCATTTTATCAAGGCGATCCTTTAACAATTCTTAAGCAATTAACTGAAGTTTATTCAATTAAAAAAATTTATTGGAATCGTTGCTATGAACCTTGGCAAATTCAACGTGATAGAGAAATAAAAGACGTCTTTACTAAAATAGGTATTGAAATCCATAGTTATAATGGATTTTTGTTATGGGAGCCATGGACTGTCTTAAAAAAGGATAAAACGCCTTATCGAGTCTATACACCTTTTTATCAGAAAGGTTGTTTAAATGCACAGCCACCACGAGATTTAATAAAAAGGTCAGATTTAAATTCATTATCATTTATAAAAGATAAAAAATATTCATTAGTATTGGAGCAATTAGATTTATTACCCAAAATTAATTGGTATAGTGATGTAATTGAATATTGGCAAATTGGTGAAGATGATGCTTTAACTCAATTAGAGGATTTTTTGTCTAACCGATTAAAAGATTATAAAAAAAGCCGTGATTTTCCAGCAATGGATGCAACTTCAAAACTTTCACCAGCACTTCACTTTGGTTTAATATCTCCACATACACTATGGCATAAAGCGTCTAATTATGAAGATTCAGATGGCAAGGCTCATTTTTTAAAAGAAATAGCATGGCGTGAGTTTTCCTATCATTTATTATTTTATTTTAATCAATTACCTAAAAAAAACTGGCAAAGTAAATTTAATCAATTTCCATGGTCTAAGGATAAAGAGCGTTTAATTGCTTGGCAGAAAGGGCAAACAGGCATACCAATTGTTGATGCTGGTATGAGAGAGCTTTGGCAAACAGGTTATATGCATAATCGAGTACGTATGATTTGTGCTTCATTTTTAATTAAAAATTGTATGATTGATTGGCGTGAAGGTGAAAAATGGTTTTGGCAGTGTTTATTTGATGCGGATTTAGCAAATAATAGTGCTAGTTGGCAGTGGGTTGCAGGTTGTGGTTTTGATGCAGCACCTTATTTTAGAATATTTAATCCAGTATTACAGGCGGAAAAATTTGATCCAGATGGTGAATATATTAAAGCTTATATACCTGAGTTGGCATTATTACCAGTAAAATATCTTTATGCACCTTGGCAAACACCAAAAGAGATATTAGAGCAAGCTAAAATTGAATTAGGCAAAACTTATCCTTATCCAATCGTAGATTTAAAACTTTCCAGAGAAATGGCACTTGAGGCTTATAAAAGTCTAGTTTGATGGTGCTTTTTGATGCTCTTCTTCATCAGCTCTTGGATCTAATTCATTCATTAAAGGCGTATTTGTTGTTGCTGCAGTAAAGTCTTGTTTTTCTGCATCGGTTGGTGCTTCAACTTGTGTTTTACGCCATATAAGAAAGCCTGACATTGGTAGTGAGCAAATGATAAAAAAGATTAATAATCCAACCATTCCAAATGTACTGATAAAGAAAGGAGCAATAACAGGTCCAAGCATGGCTCCACCACCATATGCTAGTAATAAACCTTGAGTTGCGCCAATAATATCTTTTGGTTCTAAACGATCACAAGCATGACTAATGCCAACTGGGTAAAGTGTAAAAGTTACTCCACCGAGGATAAATAATGTAAAGCAGAAAAAATAAAAATAATACTCTGCAGTAAAGATAATGATTAAAGAGAATATTGCTGTGATTAAGCCTAATGCACTAATCACAGTACGGCGACTAACTTTATCTGAAATTTTACCAATAGGATATTGCAGTGCCATACCACCTAAAATAGTTATACCCATAAGCCAGGCTAATTGATTAACATTATAATTGATATCTGAAATATAGATTGGTAGTAAACCATAAACATTACCTAAAATAAGACCACTAATAAAACAAGTAATCACGCCACTTGGACTGGTTTTAAAAAGTGATTTGATATTTAGTGTTGATGGCTCTTCAAATTTAGGAGATTCTGTTTTAGTCATTGCTAAAGGAATAACTGATAGAGAGGCTAGAATCGTTGCAATCGCATAAGGAATAAAGCTTTCAAGATGGCCGATGTTTAATAAAAATTGCCCACCAGCTTGAGCTAAATAAAGTGCAACCATATAAACAGCTAAAATTTGACCTCTGTTTTCTTTATTACTAGTAGTTAGAATCCAGCTTTCAATAACAACATATAAACCACCAATAGCAAAACCATCAAATAATCTTAAAATAATCCAGAAGATATCATTAATATAAATACCATGTAACATAGTAGTCACAGCTAGTAATGAGGCAAATGCAGCATAGGCTCTGATATGACCAACACGAAAAATAAATTTTTCAGTTTTAAAAGCAGCTAACGTCATACCTGCATAGTAGAAAGTAGTCAGTGCACCAATAGATAAGCTACTACTGCCTAAGTCATGTAATCTTAAAGATAAGTAGGTTGTAATTAAACCATTGCCTAAAGTTAGAATCACTAGGCAGAGTAGGGGTGTAATTAATAATCTGAGTGTTGAAAACATACAACTTACCCTCAATCTTAACTTTTATGATATTTTTATATTTTCTTGCTCTGTAATTGTATGATAAGAATTAGAAGAAGGGTAGGGATAAAGTGAGAAATGTGACAATTTTATTTTGGAAAGTTTCCATATGATGGCTGACTAACTGAACTCATAAAATTATCTCGCATTTCTTCTAATTCAGCTTGCTGATGTTGTATGCCTGTTTGATGAAAAACTGCAGTAGCATCTCTAGTTAATCCAAGCTGATCTACAACATCTAAAGCAGCTCTAGAGTCAACTTTAATAACTCTAGGCTGTTTAGATTCATTAAACCTTTTAAGTATAGAATCAAGATCAAGGTTACCATTATCGTCAAATAATCTAGCTCTTGACTCAACTGGAGAAAGTACTGGTTGATTACCATTGAGTTTAAAGGTAATTGATTGTTTAGAAGCTTCAGATTCAATTCTTTCACATCGATCAATGATATTATGATACTTACTTAAAATATCAACTACAACAGGTGATGTATTCTGACCTGATAAAACAAAATCTTGTTTAATTAATTCTTCTGGAATTTCGTCTTGTCTTGCTTGCTCTACCGTTTTATTTTGTGCGAGTAAAATTTCTTCAGCAATAGTTTTATTTGCTTGGATATTTAATTTACCTTTATCTGAATCAACGTCAGTTGAAACTGTACCTAGATCTAATGATGCTGATGTATCTTGAGTTGGTGCAGTGTAAGTAGCTGTGACACCACTATTTGCATTGGTAATAACAGCAGATGTGATATTACCATTAGGGGATTTTGTAGTAGCGACTGTCGTACCTTGACCAAGTTTATTTTGGATATTAGTAAGGGCAGTACTAATATTAGTTGACAGTGAACTTAAGTATTTATCTGATAATTCACTATTACCATCATTTTTAGGTTGCTCTACTTTAAGTTTAGTATCATTTGTGCCCATTTCAGTCTCAGGATTAACAATAGTTGCTTCTTTGGCTTTAGCAAGTTTACCCAAGTCATCATACATTTCATTGATTTTATTTAATAAGTTGTTATGTTGTTCAATATCTTTTTCTTGTTTATTTTCAGCAGCATTTAACTTATCTAGATTTTCTTGTACTACTTTTGTGTGTTCAGCTAATTGTTCAGCAATTTCCTTTAAGTCAGATGCATCTAACTTTTTAAAGTTTTCCTCATTAAGAGTAACAATAATTGCAATAAATTTTTTTATTTCTTCAGTTTTTTGCTGACGGTCATTTAATTGGTCTCTAATTAGTCTTAGTTCTGC comes from the bacterium SCSIO 12844 genome and includes:
- a CDS encoding deoxyribodipyrimidine photo-lyase, which codes for MVILWFRQDLRLSDNPALANAVNNHDILPIYIDDTVNSKEYALGEASKVWLYYSLKKLNQMLDNKISFYQGDPLTILKQLTEVYSIKKIYWNRCYEPWQIQRDREIKDVFTKIGIEIHSYNGFLLWEPWTVLKKDKTPYRVYTPFYQKGCLNAQPPRDLIKRSDLNSLSFIKDKKYSLVLEQLDLLPKINWYSDVIEYWQIGEDDALTQLEDFLSNRLKDYKKSRDFPAMDATSKLSPALHFGLISPHTLWHKASNYEDSDGKAHFLKEIAWREFSYHLLFYFNQLPKKNWQSKFNQFPWSKDKERLIAWQKGQTGIPIVDAGMRELWQTGYMHNRVRMICASFLIKNCMIDWREGEKWFWQCLFDADLANNSASWQWVAGCGFDAAPYFRIFNPVLQAEKFDPDGEYIKAYIPELALLPVKYLYAPWQTPKEILEQAKIELGKTYPYPIVDLKLSREMALEAYKSLV
- a CDS encoding MFS transporter, yielding MFSTLRLLITPLLCLVILTLGNGLITTYLSLRLHDLGSSSLSIGALTTFYYAGMTLAAFKTEKFIFRVGHIRAYAAFASLLAVTTMLHGIYINDIFWIILRLFDGFAIGGLYVVIESWILTTSNKENRGQILAVYMVALYLAQAGGQFLLNIGHLESFIPYAIATILASLSVIPLAMTKTESPKFEEPSTLNIKSLFKTSPSGVITCFISGLILGNVYGLLPIYISDINYNVNQLAWLMGITILGGMALQYPIGKISDKVSRRTVISALGLITAIFSLIIIFTAEYYFYFFCFTLFILGGVTFTLYPVGISHACDRLEPKDIIGATQGLLLAYGGGAMLGPVIAPFFISTFGMVGLLIFFIICSLPMSGFLIWRKTQVEAPTDAEKQDFTAATTNTPLMNELDPRADEEEHQKAPSN